The nucleotide window TGTCGGGGAACGGGAGAGTTGGGGTGTGGCTCGGCTCGGGGCGGTGCGCGTCAGGTCGCTGTCGAGTGCCTTTGGCACTCGAATCGCTCAGGGTGGGAGTTTTTTGGGGGGGAGGGGCGCGGTTTTGGGAGACGCGCCGGAGGCGGTAAAAAAAGTTTAGGAAAAGGAGGGGTTGGGGGTCCGGGGGAAGGGGAGGAAACAACCCTTTTCAAAGGGTTTTTCCTCCCCTTCCCCCGGTCGCCGGAGGCTAAAGTTCGTTGACGCCCTTGGGGATCAGGCAGACAAGGACCATGGGGTCGCTGCCGGTGTTGACCACGTGGTGTTCCTCGTCCGGGGCCACGTAGGCCACGCTGCCCGGCTTGAGGTCGATCTTCTCGCCGTTTCTCACGATGTACCCGGTGCCTGCGTGGTAGAACTGCTGGTGTTCCCAGGGATGGGAGTGGGGCGGAATCTGCGAGCCGGGCTGGAGCTCGATGACCCGCATGCAGAAATTGACGTCGTCGTCGGCCTTGCCGATGACCACCCGGCCCGAAACGCCGGGACCGGCCACGGGCAGATCGCGGGCCGCAACATCCGTGTAATGGATGACCTTCATAAAGATTCTCCTCTGATTTGACCGGGCGACAGTGGTTCAACAGTCCGGAATCATGTATCAAGCCCGCATTCCGTGCCGGGACATAATCCTTGAAGGGCAGGCTATCACAAGCCCTGGGCTTAGGCCAGGGCGAGGCCCGTGCGCCCGTCCCCGGAATCGGTGCATCCACCCCCGACGGCACGCCATGGAAAACCCCGGTTTGTGGTTCAGGGCCTGGAAACGGCGTTTTTATCTCTATGGTGCGTTTTTTGTTGCTCTTTTGAAAAAATCGACAATAAAATTCGCCAAAATGCAAAAAAACATGTCGATTTTCCGCTTTACATGCCTTTTTTTTGGATGTACCCAATACTCAACCCAATCGGGACTCTCTCCCTCTCATAGGCCCGGTCCAAGAGGCGTTCTCTTGGACCGGGGCTGTACTTTTTCAAGGAGGCCGACATGAAGGAACCCGCAGAAAAGGCAACAGAGCTTTTCCGGCAGATGAACAAGAACCGCCGCGACGTCTTCAAGGCGTACCAGGGGTTCACCGCCACCATCAAGAAGGGCAGCGCCATCGAGGACAAATACCAGTCTCTCATCCTGATCGCCTGCTCCATCCTGTCACAGTGCGACATGTGCATTTCCCTCCACGTCCAGAACGCCGCCACGCACGGAGCATCCCGCGACGAGATCATCGACGCCGGTCTGCTCGCCGTTGCCATGGGCGGTTCCCCCAAGATGATGTACATGCGCCACGTGTACGAAGAAGTGGAACGACTCTTCGACTAATTCCCGTTCATACGACTGCTCAGCCCCCGCCGGAATCATCCGGCGGGGGTTTTTTGATGCCTCCGGCGGCCAGGGGGGAAACTTTTGGAAAAGTTTCCCCCCTGGACCCCTCTTCAAAACTTTTTGTGTCGCCTTGCGGCGAAAGGTGGGTGGCACCAACAACGCACCAAAAAGAAGCACGCGCTTGCTTCACCCATAACCCGCGCGAATGCGCCGACAAAAAGTTTAGGAAAGGAGAGGGGATGGGGGTCCGGGGGAAGGGGAGAGGAAAACCCTTTTCAAAGGGTTGCCCTCTCCCCTTCCCCCGGCCGCCGGAGGCTCCCCCCTACTTCCCCTGAAGGAGCAGTTTCCAGTGTTTGGCCTGGTCCCAGTTGAAGCCGCCGGGGACGCAGGGCCAGATGGAGTTGTTCTGGAAGAGCGGCTCGTCGGCCAGTGGGTAGGCCGAGGCCTGGCAGGCCTTATGAAACATGGGCGATCCCGGGATGGGCGTGTAGTGAGCCAGGTGCGGCCTGAAGCCGAAGGCGCGGACGTGGTCCACGGCCTGTCTAACGTTGTCGAGGTTCTGGCCGGGCAGGCCGAACAGGATGTAGACCCCGATGTCGTCCAGGTCGAAGCCCGCGTCCAGCAGGTTGCGCGCCCCGGTCTCCCATTCCTCGCGGGTCAGCTTGACGTCGTTGCGGTGGTCGAAATCCGTGGTCTCCAGGCCGAGGCGCACGGTATGCAGCCCGGCCTGTTTCAGGCGCAGACAGACCTCTTTGGTGAGGCGGCGGATGTGCATGGCGTTGGGCGTGTGCAGCCGCAGGTCGAGCCCGGAATCCGTGACGGAGTCGAGCGCGGGCCAGAGCCAGCACTCCGGGTTGATGAGCAGGGCGTCGTCGTAAAAGGCGAAGTCGCGCACGCCCCGTTCATATTCCGATCGTATGGAGGCCGTGATCCGAGTGTGGTCACCCTGGGTGAAATGGGGATACAGGGCGCGGGAGGCGCAGTACTCGCAGGAGAACGGGCACCCCCGCGAACCGAGAATGATGGAGTAGGCCGGGTCGTCGTAGAGATCAAGAGATAATGAAAGTCCTGCGTATTCAGGCAGTTTTGGCGTCGGTAAATCAATCAGCCGCCAAAATGAATCCCAGTTGTCCGGGGCCTCCATCGGTCCTTGCTGGAGGTGGGCGTTGGCGTGCAGTGCTGCATGTTCGCCGCACAGGGTGGCGTAGCTCCCGCCAAGGAACCGGGGCACGTCCGGCCACAGCTCGGCGCAGATGTCGAGTATGTCCAGGGACCCCGGATACCAATAGGTCATGATGGTGGTCACCATGACGGCGTCCGGCCTGGGATCGATGGAGGCCAGCGCCCGGCGCACCTGCTCGCGCGGCAGTCCGTAGCGGGAGTATCGACGGTCCATGAAGGCGAGCGGCTCGGGGGTGTCGATCTCCTCCTTGGGATAGTGGCCGGTGCCGTACTTGCCGGGCCGGGGCCATTTGGTGTCCGCCCAGGTGGGGTCCAGGCAGTCCACGAGCGCCACGGACGCGCCCGCGCGGCGGACCATGTCCAGGCAGGCGAGCAGCCCCACGGGCCGCGACCAGACGTTGAAGGCGGCAAAGTCCGTGATCCACGGGTTGACGCCGAGGATGCGCGGTCCGTCCCCGCCGGTCCAGGGGATGTGGGGAAAGGGCGGCCGCACGGGCTACCTTGTCATGAAATTGGACAGGATGGACAGGCCGAGCATGGCGATGACGATGATCAGCAGGACATTGGTCCACTTGTCGCGCCGCGCAACCCGCTGCTGCTTGGAGCGCGTGAATTGGCCGACGATGAGGAATATCAGCCCGAGGATGACGATGATCTTAAGGAGGAAGCTCATGCCTGCTTCCTTATCCAGATAATTCCGCACTGTCGACCGGTGTCCCTGACCGGGGAGGCGCAGGCCTTGCGATAGGAGAAAAAGGTGTCGTCCAGCCCCATGGTGCAGAGGTCCAGGCCGAATATCTGCTTTTCGGGCACGCCCGCGTTCATGAGCTGGTCGCGGGTCATTCGCCACAGGTCCACCCGTCTGGTCCGGGGGTTGAAATATTTGTCGAAGCCGGGTCCGAAGTCCTTGTCGAAGTTGACGAATTCGGCGGCGTCAGGACCCAGTGACGGGCCGCGCACGGCGTACACGTCTTCGGACTTGAGGTCGTAGTGGGCGCAGAACCGGCGGACCCCGTTGCCGGGAAAGTCGATCTTGTTGCCGCGCCAGCCCGCGTGCAGCCCGGCCACGTATTTGCCGGATTTGTGCGCCAGCAGGATGGGTTGGCAGTCGGCGGTCTTGACCACCAGCCCCACGCCGGGGGTGGCGGTGGTCATGCCGTCGCCGTCCAGCGTGGCCCGTTCTTCGGGACCGACCGGTTTCGGGTCGAAGTGGATGACGTCGCCGTGGATCTGGTTCAGGTCGCACCAGCCGGTCAGGTCCATGCGCTCGAACACGGCGCGCCGGTTTTGGGCCACAGCCTTCGGGTCGTCGTTGACGTCAAAGGAGATGTTGGCCGAGTCGTGGGGCGGTTCGGAAACGCCGCCCCGCCGGGAGGTGAATGCGCAGGCCACCTGCGGGATGTCGATGAAACGGAAGGGGAAAAAGGCTATGGCCGCCATAGTTCGGTGTCCGTGCAGATGAGGTTCATGGGTTTGTCCCAGGGTTGGGCGGGGATGGCCGTGACCATCTGAAAACCATAGCCGATGCCGATCTTGAGTGTCTTGCGCATCTGCTCGGTGGACAGCAGCCGGTCGTAGTAGCCGCCGCCGAAGCCCAGCCGGTTGCCCGCGCGGTCGAATCCCACGCCGGGGATGAGGGCGATGTCGGGCGTGCAATCCTGCACGGGCGGGCATTTTCCCGCGTCCGGCTCCATGATGGAGAACGGGCCGGGCGCCAGGTCCGCCTCGCAGGCCGCGCAGGCCAGGTCCATTTCTCCCTGCTTTTCCGGGCGGCACCGGGGCAGGAGCACGCACGCGCCGCGCTGCCACAGTTCGGTCACCAGGGGGCGCAGGTCCACCTCGTTCCTGATGGGCCAATAGATGAGCGCCTCGGTGGC belongs to Pseudodesulfovibrio portus and includes:
- a CDS encoding cupin domain-containing protein; this translates as MKVIHYTDVAARDLPVAGPGVSGRVVIGKADDDVNFCMRVIELQPGSQIPPHSHPWEHQQFYHAGTGYIVRNGEKIDLKPGSVAYVAPDEEHHVVNTGSDPMVLVCLIPKGVNEL
- a CDS encoding 5-formyltetrahydrofolate cyclo-ligase; the protein is MVDTDKSALRTSLLQTRQALTPEQVREGSERIIARIRALPEWKNATEALIYWPIRNEVDLRPLVTELWQRGACVLLPRCRPEKQGEMDLACAACEADLAPGPFSIMEPDAGKCPPVQDCTPDIALIPGVGFDRAGNRLGFGGGYYDRLLSTEQMRKTLKIGIGYGFQMVTAIPAQPWDKPMNLICTDTELWRP
- a CDS encoding B12-binding domain-containing radical SAM protein, with the translated sequence MRPPFPHIPWTGGDGPRILGVNPWITDFAAFNVWSRPVGLLACLDMVRRAGASVALVDCLDPTWADTKWPRPGKYGTGHYPKEEIDTPEPLAFMDRRYSRYGLPREQVRRALASIDPRPDAVMVTTIMTYWYPGSLDILDICAELWPDVPRFLGGSYATLCGEHAALHANAHLQQGPMEAPDNWDSFWRLIDLPTPKLPEYAGLSLSLDLYDDPAYSIILGSRGCPFSCEYCASRALYPHFTQGDHTRITASIRSEYERGVRDFAFYDDALLINPECWLWPALDSVTDSGLDLRLHTPNAMHIRRLTKEVCLRLKQAGLHTVRLGLETTDFDHRNDVKLTREEWETGARNLLDAGFDLDDIGVYILFGLPGQNLDNVRQAVDHVRAFGFRPHLAHYTPIPGSPMFHKACQASAYPLADEPLFQNNSIWPCVPGGFNWDQAKHWKLLLQGK
- a CDS encoding polyphenol oxidase family protein gives rise to the protein MAAIAFFPFRFIDIPQVACAFTSRRGGVSEPPHDSANISFDVNDDPKAVAQNRRAVFERMDLTGWCDLNQIHGDVIHFDPKPVGPEERATLDGDGMTTATPGVGLVVKTADCQPILLAHKSGKYVAGLHAGWRGNKIDFPGNGVRRFCAHYDLKSEDVYAVRGPSLGPDAAEFVNFDKDFGPGFDKYFNPRTRRVDLWRMTRDQLMNAGVPEKQIFGLDLCTMGLDDTFFSYRKACASPVRDTGRQCGIIWIRKQA
- a CDS encoding carboxymuconolactone decarboxylase family protein produces the protein MKEPAEKATELFRQMNKNRRDVFKAYQGFTATIKKGSAIEDKYQSLILIACSILSQCDMCISLHVQNAATHGASRDEIIDAGLLAVAMGGSPKMMYMRHVYEEVERLFD